The sequence TGCCGTGCTTCTTCCGTCAAGCGTGTAGTGATTACACCAACTGCACGAATTCCGCCATCGGCTGCTGTGGCGCGAATTAACTGATCCGCCATGAAGAACCTTACCAACTAATGTCCTACACAAGACCCTTGCTTTTGAGCATGGGAATTACACCTATCATAACAAAACTTAACTTAATCTTTTGAGTGATGGGCGAATTATAATGTTTTTGTGAAGCAAGTCGATTTATATAATCAAGCTTTTATCTGTTATAGCTATTTAGTATTATGTGAATTTTGGCAATCAGCGTACTGAAAAAATTACTCATCAACTGAAGATCATCTAGAAAAAATGCTCGGTACTTTCCAACAAAGCCAATTACGAATAGAAATATCTGCCTCTGTAGATACTATTAATCAAAGTCTACTACGTCCTATGCAAATAGAAAAATGGCTGCTAGGACAACGATTTGCTCCAGGAATTCCAGAAGAATTACATTCAGGAGTTCAGTTTACAAGCTGGACAGGGCCAGTCGCCATCCATCATCAAGTAGATGTAGCCAGATTCAACTGCTTGCGTCTGCTATTGAGCGGAGGAATCGACGGTTTTCACGAATGGTACTGGGGCGAAGGTTGGATACAATCTCGTATTGAGGGAATTTCTTTACTACCTTTAAGTTTAGGGCAAACGCTAAATTTGTTGAGCTTGCGGCAGTTTTTAGCAACTCAAAAACATTAACTGTTTGCTATTAGCTATGCTTGTTGTTAGGACTTTTTTGCTGCAACTTAAAAACATTAAAGTCTTGATTCAAGATTTATCTGCATTGATCAATTTGTTGATTTGTATATAAACGTCGCTGTCACTCTAAATCCAGTACTGATTGATTCTGAATCCTGAATTCTGACTTCTGAATTCTTTTTCAATAGTTTCATCCTTCATCCTTCAGCCTTTTTGTACTAGTTAGACTTAACCACTAACACAGAACAATTGGCTTCTTCTACCACTTGACTACTAACAGAACCTTGGACAATTCGCTTTATCCCTGTTAGTCCTCGACTGCCAATAATAATTAAATCAGCTTGATAAATATTAGCAATGCGAATAATCTCATCAGCAGGATCACCAGTTACTAATTCTAACTCACTATCAAATGAGAATTTTTTCTGGTAAGATTGCAACTGTTTTTCAATTTGGAAATAAGTCAAAGTTAGTGACTCTGGC is a genomic window of Fortiea contorta PCC 7126 containing:
- a CDS encoding universal stress protein, which encodes MLKNILVALDGSEIAERVIEILDELVLSQESKVILCHVFPPPESEKELPADRPQPESLTLTYFQIEKQLQSYQKKFSFDSELELVTGDPADEIIRIANIYQADLIIIGSRGLTGIKRIVQGSVSSQVVEEANCSVLVVKSN